Proteins from a single region of Paenibacillus rhizovicinus:
- a CDS encoding nuclear transport factor 2 family protein, translating to MNEDKQKILAVFQQIDAAMINKDTESLARILDDDYVLVHMTGYHQRKAEWLNQIENEQMKYFKTMPQTTTITIDGNTAVLLCDTKIDARINGFRSTWPMKIEMHFEKRGYDWIPIHSVASSN from the coding sequence ATGAATGAGGACAAGCAAAAGATCCTCGCGGTTTTTCAACAAATTGATGCTGCTATGATAAACAAAGATACGGAATCATTGGCTCGCATACTGGATGATGATTATGTACTCGTACACATGACAGGGTATCATCAACGTAAGGCAGAATGGCTTAACCAAATAGAAAATGAACAAATGAAATATTTTAAAACTATGCCTCAGACCACAACCATCACCATAGACGGCAATACCGCCGTTCTCCTGTGCGACACCAAAATTGATGCCAGAATTAATGGATTTAGAAGCACTTGGCCTATGAAGATAGAGATGCATTTTGAAAAACGGGGATATGATTGGATTCCAATACATTCGGTTGCCAGTAGTAACTAA